A stretch of the Victivallis lenta genome encodes the following:
- a CDS encoding DUF4091 domain-containing protein, with translation MNLSIDNRLLRHGLTVLGVASAALAGAADWKLSGSNEWNTAKQTMSDGVPELLFTGSGNGESEARLRTGRFRPGGWYALDFEFSTELKFREWPVGAPFVELPFRREELWEPTAVRRHVTWRFQAPETLADGADFLRCGQKDHTGSVRMRNFVLRPVTPLAATVGGDTPLRRHEAIFGNTFYANEDVATVGRRTEFTAENPLVLRYALPGRKFTGAKLHYNGSNTRIEFSRDGVNYTVIGEHRENGAPFRLLGENDSSAALHLRLTPLDPSMPGRLNHTRLSAAVDGRPLHTAGRTFFVESADRTKPHLSLRKIGFDPETMRCIFTLDAVNPGQTPQAFRIALRDNGTERAAADAVTVAPQECETVTIVSTLPETGERVLTFTDPQLGTLLRADTNLPVIDDLAHGVKLKPAPAGAELWSASSSYHVNRRRPAPEAEAEALALELARNESASRQLVLRGTGPEQPAELLPRDLVSESGDVLPANLFDVRLVEYLFITNPTDETGTTGFWTDPASPVSGPAAVRPGENTPLLVTVKTAPDTPAGLYRGNFELKLGADAVKLPVTVRVWDFALPDTLSTTATSELAPRYIAELQRLGTDAEKREAYNRYLKLFADSHVSPYDPTPFDHPAVTWPEDGSDEVKIDFSAYKRELERVLSTYHFKRFVISIPLPPGIKRLSDPMTPEQEAQFASAARQYERFYEENGLLDTGFVYTWDEPHVNVFPDADRCLDRYRKYAPKLKLMMTPFWVQERWRPRLDIWAFLSNHYVDFTADACRRKGEELWWYVCTGPRAPYTTGFIDHGGAEFRTWLWQTRRYDMAGTLYWSSTVWCDAMKAPGYPARNVYETPVFFNESGNEFGNGDGLLVYPPRAAYEPGTGPLLSDPVTSLRLTAWRDGLEDVEYFKILEKALAEKRSKLTPAERKQFEALLEVPADVAVSLYEYNKLPDALERHRAKLARAIERLNGK, from the coding sequence ATGAATCTTTCGATCGACAACCGCCTGCTGCGGCACGGCCTGACTGTGCTCGGCGTGGCTTCCGCCGCGCTGGCCGGCGCCGCCGACTGGAAGCTCTCCGGCAGCAATGAATGGAACACGGCGAAGCAGACCATGTCGGACGGCGTGCCCGAACTGCTGTTCACCGGCAGCGGCAACGGCGAAAGCGAAGCACGGCTGCGGACCGGCAGATTCCGGCCGGGCGGCTGGTACGCGCTCGACTTCGAATTCAGCACGGAGCTGAAATTCCGGGAGTGGCCGGTCGGCGCGCCGTTCGTCGAGCTGCCGTTCCGGCGCGAAGAGCTGTGGGAGCCCACGGCCGTCCGGCGGCATGTCACCTGGCGTTTCCAGGCGCCCGAAACGCTCGCGGACGGTGCGGATTTTCTGCGCTGCGGCCAGAAGGACCATACCGGCAGCGTCCGGATGCGAAACTTCGTTCTGCGCCCGGTGACTCCGCTTGCCGCCACCGTCGGCGGCGACACGCCGCTGCGCCGTCACGAAGCGATTTTCGGCAACACCTTTTATGCGAACGAGGATGTCGCCACCGTCGGGAGGCGGACCGAATTCACCGCCGAAAACCCGCTCGTGCTGCGCTACGCGCTGCCGGGACGCAAATTCACCGGCGCAAAACTCCATTACAACGGCTCGAACACCCGGATCGAATTCTCCCGCGACGGCGTGAATTATACCGTAATCGGCGAACACCGGGAAAACGGCGCGCCGTTCCGGCTGCTCGGCGAAAACGACTCTTCCGCCGCGCTCCATCTCCGGCTGACGCCGCTCGACCCGTCCATGCCGGGCCGCCTGAACCATACCCGGCTCTCGGCGGCCGTCGACGGCCGCCCGCTGCACACGGCGGGACGCACCTTCTTCGTGGAGAGCGCGGATAGAACGAAACCGCATCTTTCCCTCAGAAAGATCGGCTTTGATCCGGAAACCATGCGCTGCATTTTCACGCTCGACGCGGTCAACCCCGGCCAGACGCCGCAGGCTTTCCGGATTGCGCTCAGGGACAACGGAACCGAGCGCGCCGCGGCCGACGCCGTCACCGTCGCGCCGCAGGAGTGCGAGACGGTCACCATCGTCTCCACGCTGCCGGAAACCGGCGAACGCGTGCTGACCTTCACCGATCCGCAGCTCGGCACATTGCTCCGCGCCGATACGAATCTGCCCGTCATCGACGACCTCGCCCACGGCGTGAAACTGAAACCCGCCCCGGCGGGCGCCGAACTCTGGAGCGCGAGCTCCTCCTACCACGTCAACCGCCGGCGGCCCGCGCCTGAGGCGGAGGCGGAAGCGCTCGCCCTGGAACTCGCCCGCAACGAATCCGCTTCCCGCCAGCTCGTGCTGCGCGGAACCGGCCCGGAACAGCCGGCCGAACTCCTTCCGCGCGATCTGGTCAGCGAATCCGGGGACGTGCTGCCGGCGAACCTCTTTGACGTCCGGCTGGTCGAATACCTGTTCATCACGAATCCGACCGACGAGACCGGCACGACCGGATTCTGGACCGACCCGGCCTCGCCCGTCAGCGGCCCGGCCGCCGTCCGCCCCGGTGAAAACACGCCGCTGCTCGTCACCGTCAAAACCGCTCCCGACACTCCGGCCGGACTCTATCGCGGGAATTTCGAGCTGAAACTCGGCGCCGATGCCGTGAAGCTTCCGGTCACGGTCCGCGTCTGGGATTTCGCGCTGCCGGACACCCTCTCCACCACTGCGACCAGCGAGCTAGCGCCGCGCTATATCGCCGAACTTCAGCGGCTCGGGACGGATGCGGAGAAACGCGAAGCTTACAACCGGTACCTCAAGCTGTTCGCCGACAGCCATGTCTCGCCTTATGACCCGACGCCGTTCGACCATCCGGCCGTCACCTGGCCCGAAGACGGCTCGGACGAGGTGAAGATCGACTTCTCCGCATACAAAAGGGAGCTTGAGCGCGTTCTTTCGACCTATCACTTCAAGCGCTTCGTGATCAGCATTCCGCTTCCTCCCGGCATCAAGCGCCTCAGCGACCCCATGACTCCGGAGCAGGAGGCGCAGTTCGCCTCCGCCGCCCGGCAGTATGAAAGATTCTACGAGGAGAACGGCCTGCTCGACACCGGCTTCGTCTACACCTGGGACGAGCCGCACGTCAATGTCTTTCCCGACGCGGACCGCTGCCTCGACCGCTACCGGAAATACGCGCCGAAGCTGAAACTCATGATGACGCCGTTCTGGGTGCAGGAGCGCTGGCGCCCCCGCCTCGACATCTGGGCCTTCCTCAGCAATCACTACGTCGATTTCACCGCCGACGCCTGCCGCCGGAAGGGCGAGGAGCTCTGGTGGTACGTCTGCACCGGGCCGCGCGCGCCGTACACGACCGGGTTCATCGACCACGGCGGCGCGGAGTTCCGCACCTGGCTCTGGCAGACCCGCCGGTACGACATGGCCGGAACCCTCTACTGGTCCTCGACCGTCTGGTGCGACGCGATGAAAGCGCCCGGATATCCGGCCCGCAACGTCTACGAAACGCCGGTGTTCTTCAACGAGTCCGGCAATGAGTTCGGGAACGGCGACGGGCTGCTGGTCTATCCGCCGCGGGCCGCCTACGAGCCCGGAACCGGGCCGCTTCTCTCCGATCCGGTCACATCGCTGCGGCTGACCGCCTGGCGCGACGGCCTCGAAGACGTCGAATATTTCAAAATCCTCGAAAAAGCGCTGGCCGAAAAACGTTCGAAACTCACTCCCGCCGAACGGAAGCAGTTCGAAGCCCTGCTCGAAGTGCCTGCCGACGTGGCCGTCAGCCTGTACGAATACAACAAGCTCCCGGATGCGCTCGAACGCCACCGCGCGAAACTCGCGCGGGCGATTGAACGGCTGAACGGGAAATAG
- a CDS encoding sodium:solute symporter family protein, translating to MQPIDWFLFSIPIAVIAVFCFHSQKYIRSVADFLAAGRTGGRYLLSSANGMAGMGLITLAVAMQNFRHAGWAVSWWGQVITLAMTILSLSGFVYYRYRQTKVLTLAQFFEIRYCRAFRVVMGILCWLAGIINFGIFPAVGAHFFIAFLGLPREIGGIPLYPVLMVLFLGSAAVITMSGGQVQNMITDMIQSLFGYFMCVVVGISVVCIFSMEQFREAMLAQPPGQSYVNPFDSFEVSDFNIWFILINLIVMVYGYGSWQGNQGYSASALNPHEAKMGNILSTWRMLSITMFSAMISLGAYTFLTHPAFASEQLAISGELASYSAQNADQMAMPMATSSFLPAGIKGLFAAVAFFFMLSTDTTYLHSWGSIFIQDIVLPLYGRPVSARLHLLLLRLAILGVAVFGFVFSLCYRQNEYINMFQMITGTFFSAGAGCAIIGGLYWKRGTRAGAWSGVAAGAFLSLAGIVLMDARGWHAARQFLLGIFPNSTVLQEAADKCPVNGAWLSLVAVLCAGSVYVLVSLLTCRKPFNMDRMLHRGRYAEADTALRVENARKIGWCKRLFLGFDEEFTLRDKIVSVSVFSWTAFWTVCFVVITLYNIIAFALPAAGFKPWDDGMWFNWMMFYLMVHVVLAPVTAVWMTWGGIRDLREMYRRLSALTRSQDDGYVPEPRKDD from the coding sequence ATGCAGCCGATCGACTGGTTCCTTTTCTCGATTCCGATTGCCGTAATCGCCGTTTTCTGCTTCCACTCGCAGAAGTACATCCGCAGCGTGGCCGATTTCCTCGCGGCGGGGCGCACGGGCGGGCGTTATCTGCTCTCCTCGGCCAACGGCATGGCCGGGATGGGCCTCATCACGCTGGCGGTCGCCATGCAGAATTTCCGCCACGCCGGCTGGGCGGTGTCGTGGTGGGGCCAGGTCATCACGCTGGCCATGACCATCCTGAGCCTCTCCGGCTTCGTCTACTACCGCTACCGCCAGACCAAGGTGCTGACGCTTGCGCAGTTCTTCGAAATCCGCTACTGCCGCGCATTCCGCGTGGTCATGGGGATTCTCTGCTGGCTTGCCGGAATCATCAACTTCGGCATCTTCCCGGCGGTCGGCGCGCACTTCTTCATCGCCTTTCTCGGGCTGCCGCGCGAAATCGGCGGCATTCCGCTCTACCCGGTTCTCATGGTGCTGTTTCTAGGCAGCGCCGCGGTCATCACCATGAGCGGCGGCCAGGTGCAGAACATGATCACCGACATGATCCAGTCGCTGTTCGGCTACTTCATGTGCGTGGTGGTCGGCATCTCGGTGGTCTGCATCTTCTCGATGGAGCAGTTCCGCGAAGCCATGCTTGCGCAGCCGCCGGGACAGTCCTATGTGAATCCGTTCGACTCCTTCGAGGTCAGCGACTTCAACATCTGGTTCATCCTGATCAATCTCATCGTCATGGTTTACGGTTACGGCTCCTGGCAGGGCAACCAGGGCTACTCGGCTTCGGCGCTGAATCCGCACGAGGCGAAGATGGGCAACATCCTCTCGACCTGGCGGATGCTGTCGATCACGATGTTCTCGGCGATGATCTCGCTCGGCGCCTACACGTTCCTGACCCACCCCGCCTTCGCGTCGGAACAGCTTGCCATCAGCGGCGAGCTCGCCTCCTACTCCGCGCAGAACGCCGACCAGATGGCGATGCCGATGGCGACCAGTTCGTTCCTTCCGGCCGGAATCAAGGGACTCTTCGCCGCGGTCGCTTTCTTCTTCATGCTCTCGACCGACACGACCTACCTGCACAGCTGGGGATCGATCTTCATTCAGGACATCGTCCTGCCGCTCTACGGCAGACCGGTTTCCGCCCGGCTGCATCTGCTGCTCCTGCGCCTGGCGATCCTCGGCGTGGCGGTCTTCGGCTTCGTCTTCAGCCTCTGCTATCGGCAGAACGAATACATCAACATGTTCCAGATGATCACCGGAACCTTCTTCAGCGCCGGAGCCGGCTGCGCGATCATCGGCGGGCTCTACTGGAAGCGCGGAACGCGGGCCGGAGCCTGGAGCGGCGTGGCCGCCGGCGCGTTTCTTTCGCTGGCGGGAATCGTGCTCATGGATGCGCGCGGCTGGCACGCGGCGCGGCAGTTCCTGCTCGGCATCTTCCCGAACTCAACCGTTCTGCAGGAAGCGGCGGACAAATGCCCGGTCAACGGCGCCTGGCTGAGTCTCGTCGCCGTGCTCTGCGCCGGGAGCGTCTATGTCCTCGTCTCGCTCCTGACCTGCCGCAAGCCGTTCAACATGGACAGGATGCTGCACCGCGGCAGGTACGCCGAAGCCGACACCGCGCTCCGCGTCGAAAACGCCCGGAAGATCGGCTGGTGCAAACGGCTGTTCCTCGGCTTCGACGAGGAGTTCACGCTGCGCGACAAGATCGTTTCGGTCTCCGTCTTCAGCTGGACGGCGTTCTGGACGGTCTGCTTCGTGGTCATCACGCTCTACAACATCATCGCATTCGCACTTCCCGCCGCCGGATTCAAGCCGTGGGACGACGGCATGTGGTTCAACTGGATGATGTTCTACCTGATGGTTCACGTCGTTCTGGCGCCGGTCACGGCGGTCTGGATGACCTGGGGCGGCATCCGCGACCTGCGCGAAATGTACCGCCGGCTGAGCGCGCTGACCCGTTCGCAGGACGACGGATATGTCCCCGAGCCCCGCAAAGATGATTGA
- a CDS encoding glycosyl hydrolase, which yields MTCSCKTTAPVPNEYRTVPFWSWNDELEPDELVRQIRAMKQAGLGGFFMHARSGLKTPYMGERWFECVKACILEAERLGLDAWLYDEIGWPSGFGGGEVNASGDEFRQKFLRFRTVRREECAVEQVAGLYSPDGSRYLGSDPSELPAGEILEITYEVNPFYVDVLNPAVTEKFLAVTHQRYFDTLGAGLCRRIKGIFTDEPQVVIGRPVWSPTLNAAYRRRYGRELTPELPMLRLDLPGAAAFRIRFYGLVAELFSRNYTGRIGAWCRTHGWEFTGHQVQEINYAEAVCSNGAVMPHYRHYTIPGADWLGFAEPSVYVFTQPASAAAQSGRKRVMAEAFAMCGWNLNFRGMKHLYSQMQLLGINFLCTHLQSYSLRGMRKRDYPPSLAPHQPWWPDYRQLNDAFARLNRLLAEGENPVDTLVLHSQSSAWALYRDRMEDERIAPLCRSIESLSERLYRNFVPFHYADESMLAASGACAADGTLQLGCCRYRQVILPETVNFPAAVLELLRKFPGPIWRSGERHALLVDGEPAPAETAAWFEALPELPDQLPFRGILSVSGAGTVRATRRIYDDGVIYFLVNTAETAAAEAEITLPEPFASLERIDPETGEPDPFPLRDGTRFHYTFPPAGTLLLRARKTAGAAPVPETVPETAALPLPAEARLRLLNDNFLPLDRAAYSVDGGAFIDADVSSIQWRLLALRRPCDLVMRFRFETGETFAPDTPLSLVMEEPERYRLRFNGIDVPAQACGTVFDRAFRRVALPEGAVRRGGNTIELAVRFGQGEQVYDDLDRAGRFETEFNRLAFDLEIEPLFLAGKFGVSGAGEWRELPHGALRQSGSFRLEALPERIDPARLAQNGLPFFAGKLALDFACELPETAARAQIETGLDGANSVRFSVDGRACGFAWCEPFESRDCAAQLRPGGCTVTLELTTSLRNLLGPFHLSEGESRSVGPLSFSREPNGVTPQEPPPYDAGYCVVATGARGSRITVSQKLIPEQGTGKARRRICSDARQDTMSSFRNKLQA from the coding sequence ATGACCTGTTCCTGCAAAACAACCGCACCGGTTCCGAACGAATACCGCACGGTTCCCTTCTGGAGCTGGAACGACGAGCTCGAACCCGATGAACTCGTCCGCCAGATCCGCGCCATGAAGCAGGCCGGACTCGGAGGATTCTTCATGCACGCGAGAAGCGGGCTGAAAACACCTTACATGGGCGAACGCTGGTTCGAATGCGTAAAGGCGTGCATCCTCGAAGCGGAACGGCTCGGACTCGACGCCTGGCTCTACGACGAGATCGGCTGGCCCTCCGGCTTCGGCGGCGGAGAGGTCAACGCCTCCGGAGACGAATTCCGGCAGAAGTTCCTGCGCTTCCGCACGGTCCGGCGGGAGGAGTGCGCCGTGGAACAGGTCGCCGGCCTTTACTCGCCCGACGGCAGCCGCTATCTCGGTTCGGACCCTTCCGAACTGCCAGCCGGAGAGATCCTCGAAATCACGTATGAGGTCAACCCGTTCTATGTCGATGTGTTGAATCCGGCCGTGACGGAGAAGTTTCTCGCCGTCACCCACCAGCGCTATTTCGACACGCTCGGCGCCGGACTGTGCCGCCGGATCAAAGGGATTTTCACCGACGAGCCGCAGGTCGTCATCGGCAGGCCGGTCTGGTCGCCGACGCTGAACGCCGCCTACCGCCGACGTTACGGGCGCGAGCTGACGCCGGAACTGCCGATGCTCCGGCTGGACCTGCCCGGAGCCGCCGCGTTCCGCATCCGCTTTTACGGCCTGGTCGCGGAGCTGTTCTCCCGGAATTACACCGGGCGCATCGGCGCGTGGTGCAGAACGCACGGCTGGGAGTTCACCGGCCATCAGGTGCAGGAGATCAATTATGCCGAAGCAGTCTGCAGCAACGGGGCGGTCATGCCCCATTACCGGCATTACACCATTCCCGGCGCGGACTGGCTCGGCTTCGCCGAACCCTCCGTCTATGTCTTCACGCAGCCGGCGAGCGCGGCGGCGCAGTCCGGCAGAAAGCGCGTGATGGCCGAAGCGTTCGCCATGTGCGGCTGGAATCTGAACTTCCGCGGCATGAAGCACCTCTATTCGCAGATGCAGCTGCTCGGAATCAACTTTCTCTGCACCCATCTGCAGAGCTATTCGCTGCGCGGCATGCGCAAGCGGGATTACCCGCCCTCCCTTGCGCCGCATCAGCCGTGGTGGCCGGACTACCGCCAGCTCAACGATGCGTTCGCGCGGCTGAACCGGCTGCTGGCCGAAGGAGAGAATCCGGTCGATACCCTCGTGCTGCACAGCCAGAGCTCGGCCTGGGCGCTCTACCGCGACCGGATGGAAGATGAACGGATCGCTCCGCTCTGCCGCTCCATCGAGTCGCTGTCGGAACGGCTGTACCGGAACTTCGTCCCGTTCCACTACGCCGACGAGTCGATGCTGGCCGCATCGGGAGCCTGCGCTGCGGACGGGACATTGCAGCTCGGCTGCTGCCGCTACCGGCAGGTCATCCTCCCGGAAACCGTGAACTTCCCGGCGGCCGTTCTCGAACTGCTGCGGAAATTTCCCGGCCCGATCTGGCGCAGCGGGGAACGGCATGCGCTCCTGGTCGACGGAGAACCGGCTCCGGCCGAAACCGCAGCCTGGTTCGAAGCGCTGCCGGAGCTGCCCGACCAGCTGCCGTTTCGCGGCATCCTCTCCGTCTCCGGCGCCGGAACCGTCCGCGCCACGCGGCGAATCTACGACGACGGCGTCATCTACTTTCTGGTCAACACGGCCGAGACGGCGGCCGCAGAGGCCGAAATCACGCTGCCGGAGCCCTTCGCCTCGCTCGAACGCATCGACCCCGAAACGGGGGAACCTGACCCGTTCCCCCTGCGGGACGGAACTCGCTTCCATTACACGTTCCCTCCCGCCGGAACGCTTCTGCTGCGGGCGCGAAAAACCGCCGGCGCCGCGCCGGTGCCGGAAACCGTGCCGGAGACCGCCGCGCTGCCTCTCCCGGCCGAAGCGCGGCTCCGGCTGCTGAACGACAATTTTCTGCCGCTCGACCGGGCCGCTTACAGCGTGGACGGCGGCGCCTTCATCGACGCCGACGTCAGCTCGATCCAGTGGCGGCTGCTGGCGCTGAGACGCCCGTGCGACCTGGTCATGCGCTTCCGCTTCGAAACCGGTGAAACGTTCGCCCCGGACACGCCGCTCTCGCTGGTCATGGAGGAGCCGGAGCGCTATCGGCTTCGATTCAACGGCATCGACGTCCCGGCGCAGGCGTGCGGTACGGTATTCGACCGCGCTTTCCGCCGCGTGGCGCTGCCGGAAGGCGCGGTGCGGCGCGGCGGCAACACGATCGAACTCGCCGTCCGTTTCGGGCAGGGCGAGCAGGTCTATGACGATCTCGACCGGGCCGGGCGGTTCGAAACCGAATTCAACCGGCTCGCGTTCGATCTTGAGATCGAACCGCTCTTTCTCGCCGGGAAATTCGGCGTTTCCGGCGCAGGCGAGTGGCGGGAACTGCCGCACGGCGCACTGCGCCAATCCGGAAGCTTCCGGCTCGAAGCGCTGCCGGAACGGATCGACCCGGCCCGGCTGGCTCAGAACGGACTGCCGTTCTTCGCCGGGAAACTCGCACTCGACTTCGCATGCGAACTGCCGGAAACCGCCGCACGGGCGCAAATCGAAACCGGACTCGACGGCGCGAATTCGGTCCGTTTCTCCGTCGACGGCCGCGCGTGCGGTTTCGCCTGGTGCGAGCCGTTCGAAAGCCGCGACTGCGCCGCGCAGCTGCGGCCGGGCGGCTGCACCGTCACGCTGGAGCTGACCACCTCGCTGCGCAACCTGCTCGGCCCGTTCCATCTGTCCGAGGGCGAAAGCCGCAGCGTCGGCCCCCTTTCGTTCAGCAGAGAGCCCAACGGCGTGACGCCGCAGGAACCGCCGCCGTACGACGCCGGCTACTGCGTCGTCGCGACCGGTGCGCGCGGCAGCCGCATCACCGTCTCCCAGAAACTTATCCCCGAACAAGGAACCGGGAAAGCGAGGCGCCGAATATGCAGCGATGCCCGCCAAGACACAATGTCATCATTCAGGAATAAGCTCCAAGCATAA
- a CDS encoding prepilin-type N-terminal cleavage/methylation domain-containing protein has product MHRKIRNFTLIELLVVIAIIAILAGMLLPALNQARSRAHSISCINNLKQIGMGINFYTMEQDGFLPIPQYGPGEYNNNYWVISITPYIARTVAHAGEDYGKTLLCPSSEESIRIAGDNPMTNYAINGHFDPSDNGSSIRKVTSAKTPGNLGAVADFKCRQNATCLWRIWENIVQRTDWRHNDSLNLLYVDGHAANTRDIGRLSWEVDNCWSGSEPQSMLTWAWIKD; this is encoded by the coding sequence ATGCACAGGAAAATCAGGAACTTCACGCTGATCGAGCTTCTGGTCGTCATCGCCATCATCGCGATTCTGGCCGGCATGCTGCTGCCGGCCCTGAACCAGGCGCGCTCCCGGGCGCACTCCATCAGCTGCATCAACAACCTCAAGCAGATCGGGATGGGCATCAACTTCTACACCATGGAACAGGACGGCTTTCTGCCGATCCCGCAATACGGCCCCGGCGAATACAACAACAATTACTGGGTCATCTCCATCACCCCCTACATCGCCAGAACCGTCGCTCACGCGGGAGAGGATTACGGCAAGACCCTGCTCTGCCCGAGCAGCGAGGAGTCGATCCGGATCGCCGGAGACAATCCGATGACCAACTACGCGATCAACGGACACTTCGACCCCAGCGACAACGGCTCCTCCATCCGGAAGGTGACCTCGGCGAAAACGCCGGGCAATCTCGGGGCAGTGGCCGATTTCAAATGCCGGCAGAATGCGACCTGCCTCTGGCGCATCTGGGAAAACATTGTCCAGAGAACCGACTGGCGGCACAACGATTCGCTGAACCTCCTCTATGTCGACGGCCATGCGGCCAACACCCGCGATATCGGGCGCCTTTCCTGGGAGGTCGACAACTGCTGGAGCGGCAGCGAGCCCCAGTCCATGCTGACCTGGGCCTGGATCAAAGACTGA
- a CDS encoding beta-galactosidase produces the protein MFQVEKEYLVIGGKPRFIYAGDFSYGRIPRAVWRDRLLMMKAAGINTVSFYCVWRYHETADNVWDFSGNHDVDHLLGLLGELGLYAIFRMGPFVHGEFRNGGYPDFLVEKLGAKLRSNDPEYLGYAERFYRKFLAIAGKHLITSGGPIILFQLENELGSAGCKGDDIPRGDTDDAENRKHLEFYSRLVREAGIDLPFIDINRIEGREELLGSRVDTGGHYPASCFGTDGELSPLRPRENRGVPYISIETGCGMFVRFFDYPAYRNTNGFQGPIIKAPSVEALAQQTVAEGASGVGFFIFCDGQHFGDDNESMIPHRDMNFQAPISCTGTLRDSYRGLKRLGWFLRSFETEILKTHPDPDWCTLRAFGSAHPGENPQSGDLFDGYGREIPAEAAAARAQPGRKVEALARVTTGLNLSDSNFIFARNVSNIHAGWKRDVRIATTPNRLASEVFQEYPKLVQLELPPQTTKILPFFVKLKERCFLDHSTATLLDRRGYGNAVQLIAFATTDEFTESSFVLPDADPVRATPGLLIKRHSPNLVSAVGSPSRGIEAAEFGGKDGVRFILVDTERAGECCDIAEYAAFSSMQILESVRSGENVRISALCDRDFFTLDVLSPRPLELHCGEAEVRLQETPGFGIRSFSGNLPGHRAPELSFHRSRAGNDLVLETVVTPDMLRDAADLVLEAAYDGEYGQAFLDGRLISDHYYGKFLVWEIGLAAWSRRSGAERLTLRIPGGRNCEIKIRLLRKYEFLIRHSDAADKRPAPRRKLQEQEV, from the coding sequence ATGTTTCAGGTGGAAAAAGAATATCTGGTAATCGGCGGGAAACCGCGCTTCATTTATGCGGGCGACTTCTCCTACGGCCGCATTCCGCGTGCGGTCTGGCGCGACCGGCTGCTGATGATGAAGGCGGCCGGAATCAACACGGTCAGCTTCTACTGCGTCTGGCGGTACCATGAAACCGCGGACAACGTCTGGGATTTCAGCGGCAACCACGATGTCGATCACCTGCTCGGGCTGCTCGGCGAACTCGGCCTTTACGCCATCTTCCGCATGGGGCCGTTCGTGCACGGCGAATTCCGCAACGGCGGCTATCCGGATTTCCTCGTGGAGAAGCTCGGTGCGAAGCTCCGCAGCAACGATCCCGAATACCTCGGCTATGCGGAGCGGTTTTACCGGAAATTTCTCGCCATTGCCGGGAAGCACCTGATCACTTCCGGCGGTCCGATCATCCTGTTCCAGCTCGAAAACGAACTCGGCTCGGCCGGCTGCAAAGGTGACGACATTCCGCGCGGCGACACCGATGACGCCGAAAACCGCAAGCATCTCGAATTTTACAGCCGTTTGGTCCGCGAAGCCGGCATCGACCTGCCGTTCATCGACATCAACCGGATCGAAGGACGCGAGGAGCTGCTCGGCAGCCGCGTCGATACCGGCGGACACTATCCGGCCTCCTGCTTCGGCACGGACGGGGAACTCTCCCCGCTGCGGCCGCGCGAAAACCGCGGCGTGCCGTATATTTCGATCGAAACCGGCTGCGGCATGTTCGTCCGTTTCTTCGATTACCCCGCCTACCGCAACACGAACGGCTTTCAGGGACCGATCATCAAGGCGCCGAGCGTCGAGGCGCTCGCCCAGCAGACGGTCGCCGAGGGGGCGTCCGGCGTCGGATTTTTCATCTTCTGCGACGGACAGCACTTCGGGGACGATAACGAATCGATGATCCCGCACCGCGACATGAATTTTCAAGCACCGATCAGCTGCACCGGGACGCTGCGCGACTCCTACCGCGGATTGAAACGGCTCGGCTGGTTCCTGCGCAGTTTCGAAACCGAAATCCTGAAAACCCATCCCGATCCGGACTGGTGCACACTCCGCGCCTTCGGCTCGGCCCATCCCGGGGAAAATCCACAGAGCGGCGATCTTTTCGACGGCTACGGCCGGGAAATTCCGGCTGAGGCGGCCGCGGCGCGCGCGCAGCCGGGCCGCAAAGTCGAAGCGCTCGCCCGGGTCACCACCGGGCTCAACCTGTCGGACAGCAACTTCATCTTCGCCCGCAACGTCAGCAACATTCACGCCGGCTGGAAGCGCGACGTGCGCATCGCAACCACGCCGAACCGGCTGGCCAGCGAGGTGTTTCAGGAGTATCCGAAACTGGTCCAGCTCGAGCTGCCGCCGCAGACCACGAAGATTCTGCCGTTCTTCGTCAAGCTCAAAGAACGCTGCTTTCTCGACCACTCGACCGCGACGCTGCTGGACCGCCGCGGTTACGGCAACGCCGTGCAGCTGATCGCCTTCGCCACGACCGACGAGTTCACCGAAAGCAGCTTCGTGCTGCCCGATGCCGATCCCGTCCGCGCCACGCCGGGACTGCTGATCAAACGCCACAGCCCGAACCTCGTCAGCGCGGTCGGCTCCCCGTCGCGCGGCATCGAGGCCGCCGAATTCGGAGGGAAGGACGGCGTCCGCTTCATACTCGTGGATACCGAACGGGCCGGTGAGTGCTGCGATATCGCCGAGTACGCCGCCTTCAGCTCGATGCAGATTCTCGAAAGCGTGCGCAGCGGAGAAAACGTACGGATTTCGGCACTCTGCGACCGCGACTTCTTCACGCTGGACGTCCTGAGCCCGCGTCCGCTCGAACTCCATTGCGGCGAGGCGGAGGTGCGGCTGCAGGAGACGCCCGGATTCGGCATCCGCAGCTTCTCGGGCAACCTGCCCGGCCACCGCGCGCCGGAACTCAGTTTTCACCGCAGCCGGGCCGGGAACGACCTCGTGCTCGAAACCGTCGTCACGCCCGATATGCTGCGGGACGCCGCCGACCTCGTCCTCGAAGCCGCCTACGACGGCGAATATGGACAGGCGTTCCTCGACGGCAGGCTGATCTCCGACCACTACTACGGGAAATTCCTGGTCTGGGAGATCGGGCTGGCGGCATGGAGCCGCCGTTCCGGCGCCGAACGCCTGACGCTGCGGATTCCGGGCGGACGCAACTGCGAAATCAAAATCAGGCTGCTCCGGAAGTACGAATTCCTCATCCGCCATTCAGACGCGGCAGACAAACGCCCCGCCCCCCGCCGGAAACTCCAGGAACAGGAGGTCTGA